Proteins from a genomic interval of Lycium ferocissimum isolate CSIRO_LF1 chromosome 2, AGI_CSIRO_Lferr_CH_V1, whole genome shotgun sequence:
- the LOC132047037 gene encoding DNA-directed RNA polymerase V subunit 7-like, translating to MYLESQLSWNVIIPAENLNVEGLMLQKAIVVRLLEDFASKKASKNLGYFMAVTTLERIGEGRVREHTGDVLFPVEFSCVTFKIFRGEILEGVVDKILKHGVFLRCGPTTKVYLSHQKMSDYKYVPGENPIFMNEKMSRIEKDTVVRFIVVGARYVDAEKEFQAVVSLEGDYLGPISQSSV from the coding sequence ATGTATTTGGAATCTCAGTTGTCATGGAATGTGATAATCCCTGCTGAGAACCTTAATGTTGAAGGCTTAATGCTTCAGAAGGCAATTGTTGTCCGCCTCTTGGAAGACTTTGCTTCCAAGAAGGCTTCAAAAAATCTTGGTTACTTTATGGCTGTCACAACATTGGAGAGGATTGGGGAAGGGAGAGTTCGAGAACACACTGGTGACGTGCTTTTCCCTGTGGAATTCAGCTGTGTTACCTTCAAGATATTCCGTGGAGAGATCTTGGAAGGGGTTGTTGACAAGATCTTGAAGCATGGTGTCTTTCTGAGATGTGGCCCCACCACCAAGGTATACCTCTCTCATCAGAAGATGTCGGACTATAAGTATGTGCCTGGAGAAAATCCCATCTTTATGAATGAGAAGATGTCAAGAATTGAGAAAGACACTGTGGTGCGTTTCATTGTGGTTGGAGCAAGGTATGTGGATGCGGAGAAGGAATTCCAAGCAGTTGTGAGCTTGGAGGGTGATTACCTTGGACCCATCTCACAAAGTTCTGTTTAG
- the LOC132047038 gene encoding uncharacterized protein LOC132047038 isoform X1 has translation MAEDNTDELVSPVTSVKNDSMAEDNTDELASPVTSVKNDSMAEDNADELVSPVTSVKNDSVAEDNTDELVSPLTSVKNDSAGSKPDKISTRKSRSLSNGHKVLPCYRNSSSTSSYSGGNTRRQSTGKLNSPDSGQDVLPHYLRASTGSCHDFCKYGRKHTSEAKPWHPVSKRKNKLPADEKSPGRTLVGEEKKGTVVKQKPSNAAGSVMGEKKKVNGVEQKSFTPPGSMLGEAKKRTVVKQTISTTSVSTLGEAKKGTLVKQKPSTPPGSVLEEGKKMNVVNEKPSAPQESLLEDEKKVAVVEQKPSSPPGSMQQRGIDEVSVVNQNLSSLPESMLEEEKKVTVVEQKPSASLESMLGEEEKVTVVEQKLPTPPGSMLGEGKKVTLVNQKPSAPPGSMVGQGKKLNVVGQRPSRKVHSLEPSDIIKKKAPLPPKSVHSPQSDSSGDKMPKTEKKMKDVLAKHSPVGQIKLKMVKSSSKILRGVDAGGRKDIDDNSRKQVIVSKASAKKSLKTPTFSCSPKSSSVEPLGLRARNNKSLKLLAPLKDQNKMRKDGTNKMNLEKVPEKTLHIIKVKASPKSTSQSRSRSLSNEEDKKVKSADSASGKYNSSSKRLLRTAEAETVGKNPKKTLKKGKAGVSNDYNPSVVKLKFRRGKVVDLQQETGSPRRLTFRWGRHMGESQDSNMRRRIFKKKGVDGDKSSTIHNSGRIVLRHQDVQEKKDVQGLLNNVIEETASKLVETRKSKVKALVGAFETVISLQDKPSTVTVS, from the coding sequence ATGGCTGAGGATAACACCGATGAACTAGTGAGTCCAGTAACTAGTGTGAAGAATGACTCCATGGCTGAGGATAACACCGATGAACTTGCGAGTCCAGTAACTAGTGTGAAGAATGACTCTATGGCTGAGGATAACGCTGATGAACTAGTGAGCCCGGTAACTAGTGTGAAGAATGACTCTGTGGCTGAGGATAACACCGATGAACTAGTGAGTCCATTAACTAGTGTGAAGAACGACTCTGCTGGAAGTAAGCCAGATAAAATCAGCACAAGAAAATCAAGATCTTTGAGTAACGGACACAAGGTTCTTCCCTGCTATCGCAACTCCTCCTCTACTTCATCTTACAGTGGAGGCAATACAAGAAGGCAATCCACTGGGAAGTTGAATTCTCCTGACAGCGGACAAGATGTTCTTCCTCATTATCTGAGAGCTTCCACTGGTTCTTGCCATGACTTCTGTAAATATGGCAGGAAACACACCTCGGAAGCAAAGCCATGGCATCCTGTgtcaaaaagaaagaacaaactTCCTGCTGATGAGAAGAGTCCTGGAAGGACCTTGGTGGGAGAGGAAAAGAAGGGGACTGTGGTCAAGCAAAAGCCTTCCAATGCTGCAGGAAGTGTGAtgggagagaaaaagaaggtgaATGGAGTTGAGCAAAAGTCTTTCACTCCTCCAGGGAGTATGCTGGGAGAGGCAAAGAAGAGGACTGTGGTCAAGCAAACGATTTCCACTACTTCAGTGAGTACCCTTGGAGAGGCAAAGAAGGGGACTTTGGTCAAGCAAAAGCCTTCCACTCCTCCAGGGAGTGTGCTGGAAGAGGGAAAGAAGATGAATGTGGTCAATGAAAAGCCTTCAGCACCTCAGGAGAGTTTACTTGAAGATGAAAAGAAGGTGGCTGTGGTTGAGCAAAAGCCTTCTTCTCCTCCAGGAAGCATGCAGCAGAGAGGGATAGATGAGGTGTCTGTGGTCAATCAAAATCTTTCCTCTCTTCCGGAGAGTATGCTGGaagaggaaaagaaggtgaCTGTGGTTGAGCAAAAACCTTCAGCCTCCCTGGAGAGTATGCTAGGAGAGGAAGAAAAGGTGACTGTGGTTGAGCAAAAGCTTCCCACTCCTCCGGGCAGTATGCTAGGAGAGGGAAAGAAAGTGACTCTGGTCAATCAAAAGCCATCTGCTCCTCCAGGGAGTATGGTAGGACAGGGAAAGAAGTTGAATGTGGTCGGTCAAAGGCCTTCTCGCAAGGTTCACTCTCTTGAACCCTCTGATATAATAAAGAAGAAGGCACCGCTTCCACCAAAGAGTGTTCACTCTCCGCAATCGGATTCCTCAGGTGACAAGATGCCAAAgacagaaaagaaaatgaaagatgtTTTGGCAAAGCATTCTCCTGTTGGGCAGATAAAGCTTAAAATGGTAAAATCTTCATCCAAGATCTTACGAGGTGTAGATGCAGGAGGCAGAAAAGACATTGATGATAATTCTAGAAAACAAGTAATTGTGTCTAAAGCATCTGCAAAGAAGTCTTTGAAGACTCCAACTTTTTCATGTTCTCCAAAATCTTCCTCTGTTGAACCTTTAGGCTTGAGAGCAAGAAACAATAAAAGCTTAAAACTGCTGGCTCCTCTGAAGGACCAGAACAAGATGCGGAAAGATGGAACCAACAAAATGAACCTTGAAAAGGTTCCTGAGAAAACCTTGCATATTATCAAGGTGAAAGCATCACCGAAGTCTACCTCCCAGTCACGATCTCGTTCGCTGTCTaatgaagaagataaaaaagTTAAGTCTGCAGACAGTGCATCAGGTAAATACAACTCTAGCAGCAAAAGGCTATTACGCACAGCAGAAGCAGAAACTGTTGGGAAAAATCCGAAAAAGACATTGAAAAAAGGCAAGGCAGGTGTTTCTAATGATTACAATCCTTCAGTGGTGAAACTGAAATTCAGGAGGGGTAAGGTAGTTGATCTCCAGCAAGAAACCGGCAGCCCTAGGAGGCTGACATTTAGATGGGGACGACATATGGGGGAAAGCCAGGACAGCAATATGAGAAGGAGAATCTTTAAAAAGAAAGGAGTTGATGGCGACAAAAGTAGTACAATCCACAACTCTGGAAGAATTGTTTTGAGGCATCAGGATGTGCAGGAAAAGAAAGATGTGCAGGGTTTGTTGAATAATGTGATTGAAGAGACGGCGAGTAAGCTTGTTGAAACCAGGAAGAGCAAGGTTAAAGCTTTGGTGGGAGCTTTTGAGACGGTAATTTCCCTCCAAGATAAACCTTCTACAGTCACAGTTTCTTGA
- the LOC132047038 gene encoding uncharacterized protein LOC132047038 isoform X2, whose product MAEDNTDELVSPVTSVKNDSMAEDNTDELASPVTSVKNDSMAEDNADELVSPVTSVKNDSVAEDNTDELVSPLTSVKNDSAGSKPDKISTRKSRSLSNGHKVLPCYRNSSSTSSYSGGNTRRQSTGKLNSPDSGQDVLPHYLRASTGSCHDFCKYGRKHTSEAKPWHPVSKRKNKLPADEKSPGRTLVGEEKKGTVVKQKPSNAAGSVMGEKKKVNGVEQKSFTPPGSMLGEAKKRTVVKQTISTTSVSTLGEAKKGTLVKQKPSTPPGSVLEEGKKMNVVNEKPSAPQESLLEDEKKVTVVEQKPSASLESMLGEEEKVTVVEQKLPTPPGSMLGEGKKVTLVNQKPSAPPGSMVGQGKKLNVVGQRPSRKVHSLEPSDIIKKKAPLPPKSVHSPQSDSSGDKMPKTEKKMKDVLAKHSPVGQIKLKMVKSSSKILRGVDAGGRKDIDDNSRKQVIVSKASAKKSLKTPTFSCSPKSSSVEPLGLRARNNKSLKLLAPLKDQNKMRKDGTNKMNLEKVPEKTLHIIKVKASPKSTSQSRSRSLSNEEDKKVKSADSASGKYNSSSKRLLRTAEAETVGKNPKKTLKKGKAGVSNDYNPSVVKLKFRRGKVVDLQQETGSPRRLTFRWGRHMGESQDSNMRRRIFKKKGVDGDKSSTIHNSGRIVLRHQDVQEKKDVQGLLNNVIEETASKLVETRKSKVKALVGAFETVISLQDKPSTVTVS is encoded by the exons ATGGCTGAGGATAACACCGATGAACTAGTGAGTCCAGTAACTAGTGTGAAGAATGACTCCATGGCTGAGGATAACACCGATGAACTTGCGAGTCCAGTAACTAGTGTGAAGAATGACTCTATGGCTGAGGATAACGCTGATGAACTAGTGAGCCCGGTAACTAGTGTGAAGAATGACTCTGTGGCTGAGGATAACACCGATGAACTAGTGAGTCCATTAACTAGTGTGAAGAACGACTCTGCTGGAAGTAAGCCAGATAAAATCAGCACAAGAAAATCAAGATCTTTGAGTAACGGACACAAGGTTCTTCCCTGCTATCGCAACTCCTCCTCTACTTCATCTTACAGTGGAGGCAATACAAGAAGGCAATCCACTGGGAAGTTGAATTCTCCTGACAGCGGACAAGATGTTCTTCCTCATTATCTGAGAGCTTCCACTGGTTCTTGCCATGACTTCTGTAAATATGGCAGGAAACACACCTCGGAAGCAAAGCCATGGCATCCTGTgtcaaaaagaaagaacaaactTCCTGCTGATGAGAAGAGTCCTGGAAGGACCTTGGTGGGAGAGGAAAAGAAGGGGACTGTGGTCAAGCAAAAGCCTTCCAATGCTGCAGGAAGTGTGAtgggagagaaaaagaaggtgaATGGAGTTGAGCAAAAGTCTTTCACTCCTCCAGGGAGTATGCTGGGAGAGGCAAAGAAGAGGACTGTGGTCAAGCAAACGATTTCCACTACTTCAGTGAGTACCCTTGGAGAGGCAAAGAAGGGGACTTTGGTCAAGCAAAAGCCTTCCACTCCTCCAGGGAGTGTGCTGGAAGAGGGAAAGAAGATGAATGTGGTCAATGAAAAGCCTTCAGCACCTCAGGAGAGTTTACTTGAAGATGAAAAGAAG gtgaCTGTGGTTGAGCAAAAACCTTCAGCCTCCCTGGAGAGTATGCTAGGAGAGGAAGAAAAGGTGACTGTGGTTGAGCAAAAGCTTCCCACTCCTCCGGGCAGTATGCTAGGAGAGGGAAAGAAAGTGACTCTGGTCAATCAAAAGCCATCTGCTCCTCCAGGGAGTATGGTAGGACAGGGAAAGAAGTTGAATGTGGTCGGTCAAAGGCCTTCTCGCAAGGTTCACTCTCTTGAACCCTCTGATATAATAAAGAAGAAGGCACCGCTTCCACCAAAGAGTGTTCACTCTCCGCAATCGGATTCCTCAGGTGACAAGATGCCAAAgacagaaaagaaaatgaaagatgtTTTGGCAAAGCATTCTCCTGTTGGGCAGATAAAGCTTAAAATGGTAAAATCTTCATCCAAGATCTTACGAGGTGTAGATGCAGGAGGCAGAAAAGACATTGATGATAATTCTAGAAAACAAGTAATTGTGTCTAAAGCATCTGCAAAGAAGTCTTTGAAGACTCCAACTTTTTCATGTTCTCCAAAATCTTCCTCTGTTGAACCTTTAGGCTTGAGAGCAAGAAACAATAAAAGCTTAAAACTGCTGGCTCCTCTGAAGGACCAGAACAAGATGCGGAAAGATGGAACCAACAAAATGAACCTTGAAAAGGTTCCTGAGAAAACCTTGCATATTATCAAGGTGAAAGCATCACCGAAGTCTACCTCCCAGTCACGATCTCGTTCGCTGTCTaatgaagaagataaaaaagTTAAGTCTGCAGACAGTGCATCAGGTAAATACAACTCTAGCAGCAAAAGGCTATTACGCACAGCAGAAGCAGAAACTGTTGGGAAAAATCCGAAAAAGACATTGAAAAAAGGCAAGGCAGGTGTTTCTAATGATTACAATCCTTCAGTGGTGAAACTGAAATTCAGGAGGGGTAAGGTAGTTGATCTCCAGCAAGAAACCGGCAGCCCTAGGAGGCTGACATTTAGATGGGGACGACATATGGGGGAAAGCCAGGACAGCAATATGAGAAGGAGAATCTTTAAAAAGAAAGGAGTTGATGGCGACAAAAGTAGTACAATCCACAACTCTGGAAGAATTGTTTTGAGGCATCAGGATGTGCAGGAAAAGAAAGATGTGCAGGGTTTGTTGAATAATGTGATTGAAGAGACGGCGAGTAAGCTTGTTGAAACCAGGAAGAGCAAGGTTAAAGCTTTGGTGGGAGCTTTTGAGACGGTAATTTCCCTCCAAGATAAACCTTCTACAGTCACAGTTTCTTGA
- the LOC132047893 gene encoding uncharacterized protein LOC132047893, giving the protein TSSITSREEGLECPICWESFNIVENVPYVLWCGHTLCKNCILGLQWAVVKFPTLPLQLPLFIACPWCSMLSLRLVYRGNLKFPRKNFFLLWMLESMNGDRTKSHNSSCGDHHQTAWPSCTKFLGSTASQSNRQRGQYVHHQESSGSSHDHNHINGSLAIERLHSSLRKSLVFFVHLTAKFPLVVVFLLIIMYAIPASAAILALYMLITVVFALPSFLILYFAYPSLDWLVREIIT; this is encoded by the coding sequence ACCTCTTCAATAACCAGCAGGGAGGAGGGACTTGAGTGTCCAATATGCTGGGAATCTTTTAACATTGTTGAAAACGTACCCTATGTTCTATGGTGTGGCCATACCCTTTGTAAAAACTGCATCCTAGGATTACAATGGGCCGTTGTGAAATTTCCTACTTTGCCGCTCCAGCTTCCACTGTTTATAGCTTGTCCCTGGTGCAGTATGTTATCCCTTCGTTTGGTTTATAGAGGGAACCTTAAGTTTCCCCGTAAGAACTTCTTTCTTCTCTGGATGCTTGAGAGTATGAACGGTGACAGAACAAAGTCTCATAATTCATCTTGTGGGGATCATCATCAGACAGCCTGGCCATCATGTACAAAGTTCCTAGGAAGTACAGCAAGCCAGTCTAACCGACAAAGGGGACAGTATGTTCATCACCAAGAATCATCAGGCTCGAGCCATGATCACAATCACATCAATGGTTCTCTTGCTATTGAGAGACTTCATTCTTCTCTGCGCAAGtctcttgttttctttgttCATTTGACAGCCAAGTTTCCTCTAGTAGTCGTATTTCTCCTGATCATCATGTATGCTATACCTGCCAGCGCCGCAATCTTGGCCTTGTACATGCTCATCACCGTTGTGTTTGCTCTCCCATCTTTTCTAATTCTGTACTTTGCATATCCCAGTTTGGATTGGTTGGTTCGAGAAATCATCACCTGA